The DNA window GAGAAGAATAGTGATAAACAACCCAACCATCGCAACCTGCTGAATATAGCTGACCACGATGGGCAGTGAATGCGCCGTGATGTCCCGCTTTGACTGCGGATTAAGGAGAAGCGGTACCCACCCCCCAAAGGTGACGAGGATAGCAGTGGTAGCAAGGGTGACGTGGCTATCGACAAGCCTTACAAAACGCGCTAGGCCTTCGAAAAATGGCACATTGCGCGACTTCGTAAACAGCCGTACCGCTACATATGGGATATCGGACACGCCATATCCCCAGCGACGCAACTGCTTGAACTGTGCGACGAGCGTTTTGCGTAGCGTATCCGCCATCACCGCGTCTTGGTACACGGGTACATGGATCGGGACAACGCTATAATTACCCGAGAAATAAAAATAACTGCGCCAAAACTGGTGTCCATCTTCGACAATACTTCGCCTACTCCAAAACCCCATTTCGACCAGCGCATCGAGTGGCTGGGAGTGTGCGGCAAAATTACGCAGTGTATGAGGACGCATACTGCTAATAATCGTCCAAAATGAATTACCAGTCGCGATCACACGCATCGGCGCCGGTGCATCCCATATATTGCCAAAGTAGAGTGCGATCGGCTGGTAGGACACGTGCTTACGATCATCTTGCACGATGTATTCATAGGCAACGTAATCGAAGTAGGTGGGGTGCGGGCGATTGTCACAGTCAAGAGTTGTGACTATTACCCTACTGTAGGATAGATGATGCTTGTCGCACCATTGACGAAGCCTGTGCCCGGCGTAGGTAATATTGGGCCCCTTACCACTCTGCAACTCATCGGGCAGCCCATCGGGGTGCTTAACGATCTCGAATGCTTCAAACTTGCCCGTGTACTCGCGCTGCAGACGCCGTGCGGTCACCTCTATTCCTTCCCCACCCCGTTCTTCATAAGCCAAGAAGATAATCATGCGCGCGGCATCAGCACTTGAGGCTAGTACGGACTCGATTGTCGGCTGAATCACATCGTAGGCTTCGTTATAAGCAGCAATAATAATAGCGTGGTGGAGCGTCGAGGGCTTAGGATAACTGGACGGATCGGCCGCCATAAGTCGTAAGTTGTCTTTATGCTCGCGGGACCCAAAAGCGCGTGAACTGGCACCATGAAGCCGATCATAGCTCTTAACAGGGGTCTCGAGATCACTGAGCCTTTCATGCCAATCCACCTTTTGAGCGCGTGACAGCTGCGAGTGTCCAACAATTGTATGGTACGATATGCCAATCGATTTGATGAAAAACGTCATGATAATAAGCAGCAGGTAGATAGCAGCGGCAAACGGAGACGTTATTGATAACACAATCAATAGTAGTATCATGCCATAGCTGACAATTGCGGGAAGAATCTCGAACAAACGATACAATTTACTACGTCGAGTTAGTGGAAGTTCGAGGTCAATCATGAACTATGGCCTAGCTGCATGACCGCAAGCGCATACGATGCCGCGATGCAAAGCATCACGATACCTATCCAACCGATGATCTGGGCAGTTTGGCGTCGTTCCATATTGTGTAGTTTTACCATGAGTCCAAGGTGGCCCGCTACAACAACAATACCAAAAAGCACAAACGTCAGCAGATACTGCCAGTGAGATTTGTAAAAATGCGCCTCACCAAAGGCGGTATAGCGAGAATAAACAGTCACGTCGCTCGAGCGAATATTGAGGCCGACAACGAATAGATAGATAATACCTGTCAGCACCAGAGTCGCCGAGAGCAGCAAAAAAGGCCGGTCGAGCAGCACGCGTTTGATGGTTATTTTGAAATTTGACTGTTCCATAGTGTCATATAATTGGAGCCGCTGACCGGGATTGAACCGGTGACCTACGCTTTACGAAAGCGCCGCTCTACCAGCTGAGCTACAGCGGCACAGTACCCTGACACATTATACCACTGGCGATAGATAAAATAAATTGTCGGAGCAGTGTTGATTATAGGGGTGAAAACTGCTATGATACGTGAGAACAACATGCGCTCGTAGTGAAGCTGGTCTATCACGCCTCCCTGTCACGGAGGAGATCGCCGGTTCGAATCCGGTCGGGCGCGCCAAAGTAAAATACCTATCACAATGATAGGTATTTTACTTTAATATCCTGTCACATGCTTGCCGGATGAACACTCGGAACAATCTTCTTAGTTATAGAATCAACGTATAGTCGATAGGCCGGCCTTAACTCTTTCTCGTAGATTATTAGTGTACCTAAAACTCTATTACACTTTTGACAAATAAGTTCCCTGCCCTTTGGTACGATGTCGATAAATCTATCTACATACATACGGCGCAAGTTACCCGGTCCGTCTTTTTGGTAGAAGGCAATATGGTCACCACAGTGTTCGCATGACACTTCCAAGGTACGAGACCACCCACCACGGGCCTCTGAAAAGTTATCTTTTTTCATTAATTCCGGCGATTGGATCGTACCGCTCCGCAACAAACTCCCAATTCACCACTTCCCACCAGCGGTTGATATAGTCGTCACGCTTGTTCTTGTAGTCCAAATAATAAGCATGCTCCCATACATCAAGCCCCATGAGCGGCTCGCCCTTGCCTTCCATCATGGGCGTATCTTGGTTGGGCATAGCCATAATTTCAAGATCACGTGTTAGCCACACCCAACCACTACCAAAAAGGCCGGTTGCTTTAGCAGTAAATTCTTGTTTAAAGGCATCGAAGCTTCCCCACTTCTCAGTAATTACCTCTGCAAGCACACCCCCCGGTTCGCCACCTGCGCCTGGTGCCATACATTGCCAGAATAAACTATGGTTATAGTGGCCACCTCCGTGGTTGCGTATCACTACTCTGACAGACTCAGGTAGCGATCCAATATTTGCAAGAAGTTCTACTAGAGGAATATGCTGCAAATCAGGTTCTTGATCGAGCGCAGCATTCAACTTATCGACATACGTCTGGTGGTGTTTAGCATGGTGAAGTCGCATTATCTCGCTACTTATAGCCGGTTCAAGTGCCGTGTACTCATAGGGTAAATCGGGAAGACTGTACATGCTTAGCTATTCCTTTACTTTTTCTCTTCGATACTAATGTATTCAGTAATTTTGTCAGCTTTTTTCAGATTCTCAAGGTTTTTGGTGAACGTTGCGAGTGGGATATGAAGGTAGGAAAAACTAACCTGAGTATCATTCTTTTCGAGTACTTTCACAAAATAATACCCGTCATCGGTGCTGCTTTTCATGAGACCAGAAACTTGACCTTTGTCCAATTTATAAACTTCAGAGACCTGCAGCCCCCCTGAAACCCCCGTATTGCTAATAAGCCCAGTCTGGCCGACAACCACTTTTGCGCCGGGTAGGGCACCAATCTGATCGGCAACTTTGGCAAAATCTGCACCAGTGCTTACTACCAGCGGCGCCGCGGCATCAGCTTGTTTTTTAGCGTCTTCGTCGACCGCAAATGCCACGCGTGTCCGAATAATTCCCTGCTCGATTGCCAGTCGGTAGTCAGATGGAGACCAGCCATAAATCATTTGCGACGACGCATCGTACGTTTCCTGTGATATTCGGCCATTTGTGGTATTGCGCTGTTGGTCAACAACTTGATCGATATCTTTTTCGCTCACCGATATCTTCTTATCACGTGCAATTTGCTTCGCATAGGCATAAGCAATGGCTTTATTCAAGGATTCACGCTTAATGTACGACAACTGACGCTGTCCATCGGCCGAAGAAGCTTTAATTTCGTCGTATTTACTAAGATAGTATTCTGAACCCCTATATTGTACGAGATAGTCACTAAACCGTACTTGTTCACCATTGACGACAGCAACCGGTACAGGGAGAATGCGAGTGACACGGTACATGAACGTGGTTGAATTTTGCATAATATAGAGCTGCCACCAGCCGACGAGGGCAAGAACTATTGCAGCACCAACAATCACGAGTAGCGCATTGATGACAAGCTTGTGACGAGTGTACTGGATTGGATATTTGAATTTCCTACCCCCCGCAAGGATCTTTTCGCGATGCTCTGCCACCGTCTCATTCGTAATACGAGATGGACCCGTGTCATCATGTTTGCGGCGAAGTGTTTTAATCGATAGTTTCTTCATATGATCCTTGTGGTTGAGGCTTTGTTGCCTGGTTAACTGCATCTTGGAGGCGATTATAAATTTTGGCGGGATGTTCAGCGTTATGTATCACGAGGTCACCGAC is part of the Candidatus Saccharibacteria bacterium genome and encodes:
- a CDS encoding superoxide dismutase yields the protein MYSLPDLPYEYTALEPAISSEIMRLHHAKHHQTYVDKLNAALDQEPDLQHIPLVELLANIGSLPESVRVVIRNHGGGHYNHSLFWQCMAPGAGGEPGGVLAEVITEKWGSFDAFKQEFTAKATGLFGSGWVWLTRDLEIMAMPNQDTPMMEGKGEPLMGLDVWEHAYYLDYKNKRDDYINRWWEVVNWEFVAERYDPIAGINEKR
- a CDS encoding SurA N-terminal domain-containing protein codes for the protein MKKLSIKTLRRKHDDTGPSRITNETVAEHREKILAGGRKFKYPIQYTRHKLVINALLVIVGAAIVLALVGWWQLYIMQNSTTFMYRVTRILPVPVAVVNGEQVRFSDYLVQYRGSEYYLSKYDEIKASSADGQRQLSYIKRESLNKAIAYAYAKQIARDKKISVSEKDIDQVVDQQRNTTNGRISQETYDASSQMIYGWSPSDYRLAIEQGIIRTRVAFAVDEDAKKQADAAAPLVVSTGADFAKVADQIGALPGAKVVVGQTGLISNTGVSGGLQVSEVYKLDKGQVSGLMKSSTDDGYYFVKVLEKNDTQVSFSYLHIPLATFTKNLENLKKADKITEYISIEEKK